Proteins from a genomic interval of Quercus robur chromosome 9, dhQueRobu3.1, whole genome shotgun sequence:
- the LOC126700894 gene encoding uncharacterized protein LOC126700894 has product MVFVKSVDTSDIVKSTRNLFKLFDEVVTWVGPKNIVHMVTDNASNYDMGDMPRVERLKKRASKVTVFIYNHVALIAWLRKRPGWTDIVRVGPTRFATTFLSFGSLHVHKHDLQALVTSKFFVDNRLARESKAKEVVSIILDNSFWDDINVLVKISSPLIRLLRIVDSDQRPAIGYVYEGMHRAQLGIKKIFRMKKHLYKPYTSIIKNRWDKHLCKDLHAVAYWLNPTFQYNDENFCRKPAVHMAVLDYIETKYDGDKEKVIKETQYFRDRIGSFDIYLALSTSTTTHPEEEDPYLNYEELENAIYEEGAYPASAGPSSNIEESIDDSSEVEGIDLGTFGQPVGPSPGFSGNDDKHDNYYDIDDL; this is encoded by the exons ATGGTATTTGTAAAATCAGTTGATACCTCAGATATTGTGAAGAGTACCAGGAACTtgtttaaattgtttgatgaagTAGTTACATGGGTTGGTCCAAAAAACATAGTTCACATGGTTACTGATAATGCTTCCAATTAT GATATGGGAGACATGCCTCGTGTGGAGAGACTCAAAAAACGTGCATCTAAAGTtacagtttttatttataatcatGTGGCTTTGATTGCTTGGTTGAGGAAGAGACCTGGTTGGACAGATATTGTACGTGTAGGACCAACAAGATTTGCTACTACTTTCCTTTCATTTGGAAGCCTTCATGTGCATAAGCATGACTTGCAAGCCTTAGTGACTAGCAAGTTCTTTGTGGACAATAGATTGGCAAGAGAGTCAAAGGCAAAAGAAGTAGTTTCTATCATTTTGGATAATTCTTTTTGGGATGATATTAATGTTCTTGTCAAGATTTCATCGCCACTCATTCGTTTGTTACGGATTGTTGATTCTGATCAAAGGCCTGCAATAGGATATGTGTATGAGGGCATGCATAGAGCACAGTTGGGAATCAAGAAGATTTTCCGAATGAAGAAGCACTTGTACAAGCCATACACCTCAATTATAAAAAACCGTTGGGACAAACATTTGTGTAAAGATCTTCATGCTGTTGCATATTGGTTAAATCCCACTTTTCAATATAATGACGAGAATTTTTGTCGGAAACCAGCAGTACATATGGCTGTTTTGGACTACATTGAGACAAAATATGATGGTGACAAAGAAAAGGTAATTAAGGAAACCCAATATTTTCGAGACCGTATTGGGAGCTTTGATATATATCTTGCATTGTCAACAAGCACGACCACTCATCCAG AAGAGGAAGACCCATATCTTAATTATGAAGAGTTGGAGAATGCAATTTATGAAGAGGGTGCATATCCAGCAAGTGCAGGGCCTTCTTCTAATATTGAAG AATCTATAGATGATAGCAGTGAGGTTGAAGGAATTGATTTGGGAACATTTGGACAACCTGTTGGCCCATCTCCTGGATTTTCAGGGAATGATGATAAGCATGATAACTATTATGACATTGATGATTTATGA